CAGCGCCGGACTACGCTCGGCGAAACGGCGACCGAGCTGGCGCAGTGCGGTGAGTTCGCTTTGGTAGTAGTGGTTAAAGGACACGGGGTACCTGCCTGGTAGTGGAACTCATCTAAAACAAAATCCTGTCGATGGGAGGGACTGTTCAGCCATCTCATGGCCGATTCTCCGCCGTGTCTCAATCGTCCCCGACAATGTCGTATGGGGTATTACTGATAAAGCTGTTAAGCCAATGCGGCTTCCATTCTGGAACTCTCATGCCGAAGTGCTGATCGCGTTTGTAAAAATCGATCCAGACGATGCCGACAATGACGTCGTCCTCATGGGTGCCCATGTCCACCGCGCTTCGCGGGTACAAAGGTGATCGAAAAACAGCGTTGGAATCTTGCTTGTCGGTAATACGCAAGTACGCCAAGTCATCAAACGGCACCAGCCACCCTCCGACAGGTACGTTTTCGATCAGATAATTGCCTGACTCGCTGACAACCGAGCTGCTCGCCGGACGTTTGAGAAGATTGTTCAGAGCGACACCAAAAAAAGTGATTGCCAATACCAGCAAACCAGCGAAAAAAACCGTTTTTTTGACTTTCATCAGTTCTTCACCAGCTCAATGGAAACCGGCGGGATCGTTTCGTAGAAAATATCGGAGAAGAGCTTGAAATCCCCGCCCTTGGAAAACTGTTCTCTATAGGCCACGAAATGTTTGTTCTGAATCAGGAAATATCGTCTGTTCGCCGCCTCGAAGAACTGCTTCTGCGCTACTTCACTCATGCCGAAGACAGATGATCGCCCGATGGCAGCCATTTCCTGATCAATTCCCATATTCTGCGCACTGGCCTCAAGTACTCCGGCGACACCGTCAAAATTCCAGTAGCCGAGCGGTTGGCTGACAAAGTCATCGCCGTCGCTGAAGTCGTAGTTATCTTCGACGTAGTAACCCAGGCGATCGGCGACGAATACGATCTTCTTGTCAAAGACGTTCACCACCCCCTCGGCAATCACGCGCATGTTGAAGTTGGCCAACGCCCCTCGCAGCTCGTCCAGTTCGCCACCGCCTAATTGACTGAAGTTGACTGAACGCGAATTGAAGTAACCGAACTTCTCCGCAGCTCGGCCTTTACCGTTGAACGTCAATGGATAACAACCAGGCGCGGAATTACCAAACGCACGCATTATTTTCGTTTGGATTTCGGGCATGGCCTTTGCGTTATTCCAGGCAGCCTTGAGCTCTTGTCGCGTCTCTTCAGGTTTTTTGAATGTCAGAACCCAGTTCATCTTGACGATACTTTCTTCGATGTACTGGTCGGGCACTGGTCGTGTGCGCTCTTTCTCTTCTGTTTCCATTCCACCGCTGGCATTGCCCCAAGGAGCACCGTTGAACCAGTGACGCATCAACGCCGCGGCAACAGGCCATTTCATCTTGTCCATCGCGCCGGGAATATCGCTGACTTTGAAAAGCCGCACAGCAGTAGACTGCCCCGTTTTATTGCTCGCGGGAGTCAGGCTGGAAGCTACTACGGTGTCTGCCATGTCGACGTCCTATCCTTAAACGTGTACTGCATCAGAAAACGATGTTCAGCCGATCAACACTTCGGTTTGTTGCTCAACGAGCAATTCCACAGACTCAGCCTGAGCGGAATGGATTTTCTGGGTCTTTCCATCAGCGCCGGTAATCCCGCTGATGATCTTTCCCGAGGCGGTTTTCAGTGTGTATGCCACCCCAGCCATCGGCTTGCCAGTGTCCTGGCAATTGATCACAAAGTGCTCGTCAAACGGCCACTGAATCTCCACCGGCAACGGCGGCACAAACGGCGCCGGCGTATGCGAATTGCCAATAATCACCGTGCCGGATCCAGCCGTAACCTTGTTGCCATGGTCCCCCACCGAATCAACCGTCGCGGCAGGTTTGCCGTTGATCAACACCGTGGTCGCCAAACCGCCCGACATCGCACCACCACATGCCGAGGCATCGCCTTGGCGGGCGGCCGCGAGGCCGTCGAAGAATACGTCGCCGGAACCGGCGGCGATCGGGTTGGTGCCGTGGCCGGGGAGCGGGCAAGCGGTAGGGTCGGATACGCGTGCTGCGGGTTTGCCAGACATCGGGGATCTCCTTAGGTGACCTTGACTTGACCGCTGCCATCCAGGCGCGCGGAGAAACTGACCTGACGCTTGAAACCCTCGACTTCCAGCAGGCCTTCGATACTGAAGGCCAGGCGAAGTTGATCGTGGTCACGCGGCAGGGAGATGACACGCACGTTGCTCAGGCGCGGCTCGTAGGCTTCGATGAAGTTTTCGATGGCCAGACGGGCCTGACTCAGGGAGTCGTGCAGGCTCAGGCGCATGTCATTGAGATCGGGCAACCCGTAGTCGGACAGCGTTTGCACGCTGCCGGCCCGGGTGCTGAGCATTTTGGCCAGATGGGCAGCCACTGACGCCATGGCACAAGCCTCAAGGCTGTTGCCCTTGCGTAGTTGTGCGTCGCCGTTGAGGCGTTCGAACAGGCTGCCGTATCCGTCCATGAGTCGCTCTTACTCTTTGTCCAGCTTGCCAACCAGCGACAGGGTGAAATCGGCACCCATGTACTTGAAGTGCGGACGCACGTTCAAGCTCACGCGGTACCAGCCCGGCTCGCCTTCAACGTCGCTGACGATCACTTGCGCAGCGCGCAGCGGACGACGGCCACGCACTTCGGCGCTCGGGTTTTCCTGGTCGGCGACGTACTGGCGGATCCACTTGTTGAGTTCCAGCTCGAGGTCGGTACGTTCTTTCCACGAACCGAGTTGCTCGCGCTGCAGCACTTTCAAGTAGTGAGCCAGGCGGTTGACGATCATCATGTACGGCAGTTGGGTGCCGAGCTTGTAGTTCAGCTCTGCGGCCTTGCCTTCTGCGCTGATGCCGAAGAACTTCGGCTTCTGCACCGAGCTTGCGGAGAAGAACGCCGCGTTGTCGGAGCCTTTACGCATGGTCAGGGAGATGAAGCCTTCCTCGGCCAGTTCGTATTCACGACGGTCAGAAACCAATACTTCGGTAGGAATCTTGGTTTCGATTTCGCCCATGCTTTCGAAATGGTGCAGAGGCAGGTCTTCAACCGCGCCACCACTCTGTGGGCCGATGATGTTCGGGCACCAGCGGAATTTCGCGAAGCTGTCAGTCAGCTTGGTGCCGAACGCGTAGGCCGTGTTGCCCCACAGGTAGTGCTCGTGGCTGTTGGCAACGGTTTCCTTGTACACGAACGACTTGACCGGGTTTTCTTCCGGATCGTACGGGTTGCGCAGCAGGAAACGTGGCACGGTCAGGCCAACGTAACGGGAGTCTTCCGAAGTACGGAAGCTCTGCCATTTGGCGAATTGCGGACCTTCGAAGTGGTCTTTCAGATCCTTCAGATCCGGCAGGCCGGTGAAGCTTTCCAGACCGAAGAATTTCGGCCCGGCGGCAGCGATGAACGGCGCGTGGGACATGCACGAAACGCTGGCCACGTACTGCATCAGCTTGACGTCTGGCGAGCTTGGCGACATGTAGTAGTTGGCGATGATCGCGCCAACCGGCTGACCACCGAACTGGCCGTATTCAGCGGTGTAGATGTGCTTGTACAGGCCCGACTGCATGACTTCCGGCGAATCTTCGAAATCGTCGAGCAGGTCTTCTTTGGAGACGTTGAGGATTTCGATCTTGATGTTTTCGCGGAAGTTGGTGCGGTCGACCAGCAACTGCAGACCACGCCACGACGATTCCAGCGCCTGGAAATCCGGGTGGTGCAGGATCTCGTCCATCTGACGGCTGAGCTTGGCATCGATCTCGGCGATCATGCGGTCAACCATGGCTTTCTTGACCGGCTCACCGTTGTTCTGCGGCTTGAGCAGCTCTTCGATGAACGCCGACACGCCACGCTTGGCGATGTCGTAGGCTTCGTCGTCCGGAGTCAGACGGGTTTCGGCGATGATGCTGTCGAGAATGCTGTATTCGCCGCTGGCGGCGCTCTTCTCTTGTGCTGCGCTAGTGCTCATTGTGTTGGCTTCCTTGGCTACTGGAGTCTCAGGCGTCCGGGGCTGCGGCGTTCAGGCCCAGCTCACCGAGTACGCGACCGCGGGATTCGTCGTCGGCGAGCACGCCTTCGATCGCTTTACGGAACGCAGGTGCGTTACCCAGCGGGCCTTTGAGGGCCACCAGCGCATCGCGCAGTTCCATCAGTTTTTTCAGCTCAGGCACTTGCTCGACCAGGCTGGCCGGGTTGAAGTCCTTCATCGAATTGACGCGCAGTTGCACGCCCAGCTCTTCAGTGCTGCCCTCTTCCTGCAGACGGTTCGGCACGTTCATCGTCAGGCTGAGCTCTTGCTTGGCCAGCACTTCGTCGAAGGTCATCTTGTCGATGCTGATCGGCTTGCGATCTTCGATCTTGCGCTCGTCCTTGCGGTGGGTGTAGTCACCGATTGCCAGCAGTTTCAGCGGCAGTTCAATCTCTTCCTGAGCACCGCCGGTGGCGGGTTTGAAGGTGACGTTGATGCGTTCCTTGGGGGCTACCGAGCCTTCTTTGGCCATGGCTTTTCTCCTTGCGGTTGTGGCCCTGGGGCCTATTCGAGTACCACTTCGAGGTCGAGGTGGCACAGCCTGCGATAAATCTCTTCCTTGCGTTCACGTACGGCATGGTTCTGCGGCAACAACTCGCAGCAACTGTGCAGCAGGTGCAGCACTTGCAATGCAAGCTCCGGCTCCCAGGCGTGCAGGCCTGAGTCCAGTAATGTCTGATCGAGGGTTTCGAGCTGGTTCTTGGCCAGTTCGTATTTCTTGGCCAGGAAGCACAGCCGCGCGAGGGCGAACTGCCAGAAAAAGCGTTCGCGCCCGCCGAAGGCTGATTGCAAACCCTGCTTGAGAATCTGCACGGCGGGTTTCAAACCTTCCTTGCGCAGGATCGGCTGGACGTCCTCGAGGGCTTTTTCCCAGGCCGGCTGGGTTTCGACGTTTTCGCTTTCGACCTTGCGCGGCGCGCTGGCGCTTTGCAGGTGCGGCATGACGTTGGCGGCGATCCACGCCCGGGTGGACGGATCGGCGAACGGCGCGCCGTCATGGAAGCGCAACTCGATGATGCCCGGCAGGCGCTGAATCAAAAGCGCGAAGTGGATTTCCACTTCGCGCATGGCCAGCTCGGCGTTGAGGTTCTGGAGACATTCCCAGACCATCCTCTGGCCATCGAACCAGAATGGCGCCTTCGCCAGGCTCGCCTCCAGTTCCACCAGCAGGTCGGCGTATTTGCCCTGATCGAAACGGTCCTGATAGAGCTTGAGTTTTTCCAGCGGCAGGCCGCGCAGCACGGTGATCTGCTCGGCGTTGCGCTCGGGCACCGCGTCGATGGTCATCCACAGCAGCGTACGGTTCAGGCGCAGGGCGCGCAGGTCGGTGGCCTTCTGCTTCAGCCACCAGGCGCACAACGGCCGGGCGCTTTCCTGCTGGGCGCGCAGGGCCTTGTGCGCATCGCGTTCGTTGTCGATCGGCGCGCCGGGCGTGAGCAACTGACTCGCGGCCTGCTTGACCTGCGCCACCGCCGCGCCCACCACGCCGGGTGCCGGCTGGTTGTCGGCGGCGCGCTGAATCATGGTTTTCAGGCGGCGGGAGATCGGCAGCAGCAGCGGCGCGTCATCGCCCAGGTGTTCGGTGCACGCAGCCTCGAGACCGGCCAGGTGCTCGGAGAGCTGCCGGAACATCGGCAACTGCTCTTTGATCGCAATGTTTTCGGTGATGACCTGCTCGAGACGCGGCACCAGCCAGCCGATCGCAGCGGCGCGGGTGCGGGGTTTGAGCGGGTGGACGTCGGCCCAGTGGTTTTCCGACAGATGGTGCAGCAGACCGAGGCCGGCGAGCAGCCCGGGGAAGGATTCGCGCTGGTACAGCGACCAGGTCAGCCAAGCGCCGACACGCAGATCCTTGGATTGGGTACGCAGCAGATTTTCGCTGTTTTCGCGGATTTTCAGCCAGTCGATCTGCCCGCTCTCGTGCATCGACGAAGCCTTGGCCAGCTCACTTTCCAGCGCCTCGAATTCGCTCGAGAAACGAACGTCTTCGCCCGCGAAATTCTCTTTGGAAACAGAGACTTTTGCGAGTTCGAGGTAATGGGCGGAAAGTTTGCTTGAGTAGGACATCCATGGCCTTTATTAAGGATTACAGTCAGGCGCGCGAATGGAGTTTCAGCAACGCGGGACAGTATCGAAGAGCGGTTCAGCGACTCATCCAATTGAGATGTGCTCTTACAAGTGGGCGCATCGTAATCACAATGATGGCCACTAGCAAGCATCTGATTAAACAACAAGACGAACTGTTCAGTGGGCTCTGTAGGAGATCGCCCTATATGTCACAGGGGTTTCCCTGAGGCCGCTTATTAATCAGCGCATTTTTCCCGCTCCCGCCAAACTATTGACCCAGAGCCTCCCGCCGCAGCCGGGCGAGTTTACCGGACGCCCGTGTCCTCGAGCGGCGTGCAGCATGCCAAATTCAAAAAAAAATAGAAGTAGGACACTTCCGAAAATGACTGGTTTGCGCCAACAAGTTTTCCGCGACAACGAGCAACGCGAAAAGTGCCACTATAATGATAGCACTTCATTATTCTGAAACTTTCCCTGCGCCAGCAAACACTGCCAACTCGATAGTTATCGAAGCCGCTCCCTACAGACACTTCCCTCATTCCGACCCACACTTTCACACCGGAATACTCTGACAAATGTCAGGGATACTTCTTACATCAATTAATTTTCTGCGCCGCTAGCTTGCCCTGGCAACTTTTCATGCGCGGCGATCAGGGAGGAACGGCATCGCGCTTTGACTCACTTTGCTTAAGGACAAGCCATGTTCGGCAAAGGCCACTGCGCGCCATTCTCACTGCACATCCCGACCATTCGCCACGACTTCAAGGTGCTTGCATTCACTGGCACAGAAGCGATCAGTCAGCTCTACGCGCTTCGCATCGAGCTGGTGAGCGAGCACGCAGATATCGATCTGGAAAGCCTGCTCAGCCGGCCCGCATTCCTGCAGTTCGGGTTTGCCGGCGAAGGCATCCACGGGCGAATCGACAACGTCATGCTCGGCGAATCAGGCAAGCGCCTGACCCGTTATGAGCTGACACTGGTACCGGCGCTGCATTATCTGCAACTGAGCCACGACCAGCGGATTTTCCAGCAGCTGACAGTGCCGCAGATCATTGCGCAAGTGCTCAAAGGGCATGGCATCCAGCCCGATGACTTCACATTCAATGTCACCGTCGGCGAGCCACGTGAATACTGCACGCAGTATGGCGAAAGCGACTTCCTGTTCATTCAGCGCCTGTGCGCCGAAGAGGGTATTGCCTGGCATCACCAGCATTCGATCGACAGGCACTTACTGGTGTTCGGCGACAGCCCGGTGTTCGTGCGCAAATTAGGTACGACAGCCTTTCGGGCGGATAGCGGCATGGTCGCCGAATACCCGGTGGTCAACCACCTGACCATGGGCTTCAACACGCGTACCAGCACCGTCACCCGCCGCGACTATGACCTCAAGCGCCCCACCCTGCTGCTGGAAAACCGCTTCACCGCAGAATTCACGCCGGCTCTCGAGGACTATCGCTATCCACTGTTGATGAAGTCCGAGAAGCACGGCAAACAGCTGGCGCGTCAGGCCTTGGAGCGCCACCGCAGCGACTATCAATGGATTGAAGGCAAAAGCAATCAGCCGATTTTGCGCAGCGGTCACCTGTTCGAGCTGAGCGAACATCCCAGGGCCGACTGCAACGAGTTGTGGTTGTTGGTCAGTCTTGGTCACGAAGGCAAGCAACCGGCGGTGCTCGAAGAGGCTTTCAGCAGCGAGGCGAAACCTGCCGATGGTTTTTCCCAAGGCTATCGCAATACCTTCAGGGCCATTCCCGCAGAGCTGGTTTACCGTCCGCCTTTGCCCGCGCCAAGACCCTTGCTGGTCTGCCAGACCGCTCGCGTTACCGGGCCTCCCGGAGAAGAGATCTTCTGTGATGAATACGGCAGGGTTCGTGTCGAGTTTCATTGGGATCGCGCTGAACGCAACAGCGAAAAAAGCAGCTGCTGGTTACGCGTAGCCTCCAGTTGGGCAGGTGACGGATTCGGCGCGGTGACCATTCCCCGGATCGACATGGAAGTGGTCGTGACCTTCCAGGAAGGCGACCCGGACCAACCGCTGATTACCGGCTGCGTTGCCAACAAGGTCAATGGCGTCGCTCATCCCTTGCCAGCGAGCAAAACCCGCACGGTATTACGCAGCCAGAGCTCGCCGCGCAATGGCGGCTACAACGAACTGTCGATCGAGGATCGCGCCGGGCAGGAGAAGATCTACCTGCGCGCGCAGCGTGATCTGGAGCAGTTGATCCTCAACGACAGCCGCAGCCTGATCACTCGCGACCGCCATGAGCATGTCGGCAATGACAGCACCAGTCTCATCGAGGGCAAGGATTCGCGCACTCATCAAGGACTGCGCAGCACAGTAATCAACGCCGACGACTTGTTGCAGGTCAGCGGCACCAGCAGCCAGACCTTGGGCGCTCTGGTGATCCAAGCCGGTCGGCAGGCGCATGTCACGGCAAGCAACGTGGTGATCGATGCCGGCATGAGCCTGACGCTGTCAGCGGGCGGTCATCACATCGTGATCAATGCCGGCGGGATTTTCAGCAGCGTGCCCATCGTCCAGGGCGGCGCGCCACTGGCGGGTCTCGCACCGCTACAGCCGCTGCAGGTTGAGGCTGGTCTGGCTGCTCCAATCAGTGCCACACCGCTGTCGATCATCAGCAGTGCGCGCCAGCAGGCAGCGGATTTTTGCCCGCTGTGCGAAGCCTGCGCAGCGGGTCAGTGCGAGCTGGGAGAAGTCGCATGAGCCCGGTCGAACAATGGTTGCACGCTCAGTCCCGCGCTGGCTGCGATCTGTATCTGATGCTCGACAGCGACAGGCAAAGCTCAGAGCACGCTGCGTTGACCCGCGACCTCGGTACCGACCAGTTTCGCCCGCTCTACACCGGCACGCCGGCCGAGTCGCTGGTGCCGACCGGCCCGCTGCTGTTGCACATCGATACGGCGCAGCATCCCGCCATCCAGACCTTGCTTGCCACGCCCGAGCGCAATTGGGGCTGGCTGGCCAGTGCCCATAACGTCGAACTTGACGCGCTGGCGGCGCATTGGCGTGATCGCCTGATAACCGGTGAACGTCCGAATCAGGCGGTGTACCGCGTGCATGACAACCGGGTTCTGGGACGTGCGCTGGCGCACCTGCAACCCGAGCACCGCGCCGCGTTTCTCGGGCCATTCAACAGCGTCTGCTATTGGCACGCAGAGCGATGGAACGCCATCGACAACCCGGACCCCGGCCACCATCCGCTGCCGATGGATCCGCCGTGGCTGCACACGCCGACCCCGGAACTGATCTACGCCAACGTGCTGTTCGACAACACCCGCCGTTACCTGGTCGGCGAACACACCGAAGCCATGGCCACGCTGGCCGAACAGCTCGACGTCGATGAGTGGTTGTGGGGCCTGATTCAACTGACGCACTTGTGGGGCTGGCAACAACCGGAGCAAGTGCATTTCTTGCTGACCCACAGTTTGCAATTACCGGGATATCGCCCAGGCAAATCATGGCTGCCCAAACCCGGTGAAGATCCGGCGATGCATTTTGAGCGGGTATATCAGGAAGCGTTGTATTGGCAGGGAGAGGTAGGTCGATGAGGAACTTGAAACGAGGGTTGATGCTGAGTGGTTGCCTGGGATTGCTGGTGGGTTGTACGACGGTGAAGACCCCCAACACCTTTATGTTTGTTCCGGATTTTCCGCCTGGATTCAAGTACGACATTACAGCCACATATGTTCCAGCCAAGGGCCAAACATGCACCGTGCCTGGCGGGAGAAACACTCAGCTGGGATTCAACAAAACCAATATGAAGTACCAAGGGACTTCCGAGATCCCGCTGTACAGAACCGTAAGCGAATGTCCTCTCGCACTGAATTACATCGAGATCAAGGTCATCGGTATTTATGGTCCAGGGCGAAGCAACTTCAGCTATGACTACGCCTCGATTGCTGTACGTCCGGAGCTGTTGGAACGACAGATGGGTAGTTTCAGAGATGAAAAGACAGCTGAGTTCTTTGGTGAGTGCATGTGGTCTTTTCGCACGGTGGGTCCGAAGCGTTATCTGATCAAACTGCTGACCTGCAAAAAAAAGGATGCACAGGGCAATGTCGGGCGAAGCCGTCCTTCTACGGCGTACACGCTGACTCAGCTTTCTGGAAAAACGGTAACTCTGAAAATCCAATTATCTGAGCGAGAAAAGCCCGCTTTTGGTGACACCTGGGTAAAAGTGCCCGGCGGATGGAAGCGCTGCATGGGGAAAGCCTTTGAGGATCAGGATGCGTTCTGTTTCGGCAATTACAAAGACTTCAGCACATTCAGGATGGTAGACGAGCGCATCTGCACTATTTACCCCGATTGCACTGAAAACAAGGACCAGACCCCATGAGCATTGAGCCGACAGATCACAGCTTTGCGGCCTTTATGCAAGGCAACATCCACGCCTGCCCAAAACGCGGACACGCCACGAGCTTTCAATTGGTGGACGAGTTCGGTGATGGCAAACCGTACGCCGGTCTGACCTACGAAGCCGTCGATTACGAGGATACTGTTTATACCGGCAAACTGGATTCCTCGGGCTTTGGAAAAGTTCTTGATCATTACTGCGGTCCCGTGACCTTGAAGCTCAGTCAGTTTTATCAGGGGAAAGAGGAAATATATGCGCGACTGAAGGAACGACCGCACTACCCCCTCCCCATCACCGAACTCCAAGTCCGCGCCGAAAAAACCCGCTTCTTCCACAAAACAGGCACTCGCACCCAGGCCAACCCCGCCAAGGACCTGCCCGAAACCGATGCGTACTGTCAGGTCGAAGTCAGTGAACTGGTAAAACACATCGCCCATCTGCCACCGCTGGCTGCTCGTCCCGACCCTCCGAAGAGGGCGGCGCACAAGCTCATGCGACCCGCTGCGAAATCCAGAGACTTCACGGTGGTCGATAAAACCGCTGCGGATGGCGGACTTCAAGCAATCTTGAGTCCGGCTGAAATGGCCACCGTCGAACTGGGGTTTTCCCCGCCGCCGCCCAAGGGCGTCGCACTGCTGCCGAACATGCACCATGTGCTGGAAGTACGTCCGATGAGAGCGCTACGGCCAATGCTGTCGACAGGCGAGGCGTTCTGCGCGCTCAACCTTTATCAGCTATCGGTAATGGCCACGCTGAGCTACACCGATTTCGGACAGCAACCCAACACTCAACCGGTGCAGACCGACACGGTAAGCTTTCCGGTACAG
This genomic interval from Pseudomonas koreensis contains the following:
- a CDS encoding DUF6402 family protein, producing the protein MADTVVASSLTPASNKTGQSTAVRLFKVSDIPGAMDKMKWPVAAALMRHWFNGAPWGNASGGMETEEKERTRPVPDQYIEESIVKMNWVLTFKKPEETRQELKAAWNNAKAMPEIQTKIMRAFGNSAPGCYPLTFNGKGRAAEKFGYFNSRSVNFSQLGGGELDELRGALANFNMRVIAEGVVNVFDKKIVFVADRLGYYVEDNYDFSDGDDFVSQPLGYWNFDGVAGVLEASAQNMGIDQEMAAIGRSSVFGMSEVAQKQFFEAANRRYFLIQNKHFVAYREQFSKGGDFKLFSDIFYETIPPVSIELVKN
- a CDS encoding PAAR domain-containing protein; this encodes MSGKPAARVSDPTACPLPGHGTNPIAAGSGDVFFDGLAAARQGDASACGGAMSGGLATTVLINGKPAATVDSVGDHGNKVTAGSGTVIIGNSHTPAPFVPPLPVEIQWPFDEHFVINCQDTGKPMAGVAYTLKTASGKIISGITGADGKTQKIHSAQAESVELLVEQQTEVLIG
- the tssE gene encoding type VI secretion system baseplate subunit TssE, with the translated sequence MDGYGSLFERLNGDAQLRKGNSLEACAMASVAAHLAKMLSTRAGSVQTLSDYGLPDLNDMRLSLHDSLSQARLAIENFIEAYEPRLSNVRVISLPRDHDQLRLAFSIEGLLEVEGFKRQVSFSARLDGSGQVKVT
- the tssC gene encoding type VI secretion system contractile sheath large subunit — encoded protein: MSTSAAQEKSAASGEYSILDSIIAETRLTPDDEAYDIAKRGVSAFIEELLKPQNNGEPVKKAMVDRMIAEIDAKLSRQMDEILHHPDFQALESSWRGLQLLVDRTNFRENIKIEILNVSKEDLLDDFEDSPEVMQSGLYKHIYTAEYGQFGGQPVGAIIANYYMSPSSPDVKLMQYVASVSCMSHAPFIAAAGPKFFGLESFTGLPDLKDLKDHFEGPQFAKWQSFRTSEDSRYVGLTVPRFLLRNPYDPEENPVKSFVYKETVANSHEHYLWGNTAYAFGTKLTDSFAKFRWCPNIIGPQSGGAVEDLPLHHFESMGEIETKIPTEVLVSDRREYELAEEGFISLTMRKGSDNAAFFSASSVQKPKFFGISAEGKAAELNYKLGTQLPYMMIVNRLAHYLKVLQREQLGSWKERTDLELELNKWIRQYVADQENPSAEVRGRRPLRAAQVIVSDVEGEPGWYRVSLNVRPHFKYMGADFTLSLVGKLDKE
- the tssB gene encoding type VI secretion system contractile sheath small subunit; this translates as MAKEGSVAPKERINVTFKPATGGAQEEIELPLKLLAIGDYTHRKDERKIEDRKPISIDKMTFDEVLAKQELSLTMNVPNRLQEEGSTEELGVQLRVNSMKDFNPASLVEQVPELKKLMELRDALVALKGPLGNAPAFRKAIEGVLADDESRGRVLGELGLNAAAPDA
- the tssA gene encoding type VI secretion system protein TssA, coding for MSYSSKLSAHYLELAKVSVSKENFAGEDVRFSSEFEALESELAKASSMHESGQIDWLKIRENSENLLRTQSKDLRVGAWLTWSLYQRESFPGLLAGLGLLHHLSENHWADVHPLKPRTRAAAIGWLVPRLEQVITENIAIKEQLPMFRQLSEHLAGLEAACTEHLGDDAPLLLPISRRLKTMIQRAADNQPAPGVVGAAVAQVKQAASQLLTPGAPIDNERDAHKALRAQQESARPLCAWWLKQKATDLRALRLNRTLLWMTIDAVPERNAEQITVLRGLPLEKLKLYQDRFDQGKYADLLVELEASLAKAPFWFDGQRMVWECLQNLNAELAMREVEIHFALLIQRLPGIIELRFHDGAPFADPSTRAWIAANVMPHLQSASAPRKVESENVETQPAWEKALEDVQPILRKEGLKPAVQILKQGLQSAFGGRERFFWQFALARLCFLAKKYELAKNQLETLDQTLLDSGLHAWEPELALQVLHLLHSCCELLPQNHAVRERKEEIYRRLCHLDLEVVLE
- the tssI gene encoding type VI secretion system tip protein TssI/VgrG, producing the protein MFGKGHCAPFSLHIPTIRHDFKVLAFTGTEAISQLYALRIELVSEHADIDLESLLSRPAFLQFGFAGEGIHGRIDNVMLGESGKRLTRYELTLVPALHYLQLSHDQRIFQQLTVPQIIAQVLKGHGIQPDDFTFNVTVGEPREYCTQYGESDFLFIQRLCAEEGIAWHHQHSIDRHLLVFGDSPVFVRKLGTTAFRADSGMVAEYPVVNHLTMGFNTRTSTVTRRDYDLKRPTLLLENRFTAEFTPALEDYRYPLLMKSEKHGKQLARQALERHRSDYQWIEGKSNQPILRSGHLFELSEHPRADCNELWLLVSLGHEGKQPAVLEEAFSSEAKPADGFSQGYRNTFRAIPAELVYRPPLPAPRPLLVCQTARVTGPPGEEIFCDEYGRVRVEFHWDRAERNSEKSSCWLRVASSWAGDGFGAVTIPRIDMEVVVTFQEGDPDQPLITGCVANKVNGVAHPLPASKTRTVLRSQSSPRNGGYNELSIEDRAGQEKIYLRAQRDLEQLILNDSRSLITRDRHEHVGNDSTSLIEGKDSRTHQGLRSTVINADDLLQVSGTSSQTLGALVIQAGRQAHVTASNVVIDAGMSLTLSAGGHHIVINAGGIFSSVPIVQGGAPLAGLAPLQPLQVEAGLAAPISATPLSIISSARQQAADFCPLCEACAAGQCELGEVA
- a CDS encoding DUF4123 domain-containing protein; its protein translation is MSPVEQWLHAQSRAGCDLYLMLDSDRQSSEHAALTRDLGTDQFRPLYTGTPAESLVPTGPLLLHIDTAQHPAIQTLLATPERNWGWLASAHNVELDALAAHWRDRLITGERPNQAVYRVHDNRVLGRALAHLQPEHRAAFLGPFNSVCYWHAERWNAIDNPDPGHHPLPMDPPWLHTPTPELIYANVLFDNTRRYLVGEHTEAMATLAEQLDVDEWLWGLIQLTHLWGWQQPEQVHFLLTHSLQLPGYRPGKSWLPKPGEDPAMHFERVYQEALYWQGEVGR